One genomic segment of Chitinibacter sp. FCG-7 includes these proteins:
- a CDS encoding NADH-quinone oxidoreductase subunit M, with the protein MTGNLLSLAVWMPILAGLIVLATGSDKNATAARWLALIGALASFLVTIPLYTGFDLLHGGMQFEEMKPWIQSLNINYHLGVDGLSMFFVILNSFTTLMVVLAGWQVIEKRVAQYMAAFLIMSGLINGAFVALDAILFYVFFEAMLIPMYLIIGVWGGPNRVYASVKFFLYTLMGSLLTLVAFIYLYYQSGGSFEIAEYHRLPLGMAAQTLLLVAFFFAFAVKVPMWPVHTWLPDAHVEAPTGGSMVLAAITLKLGAYGFLRFALPIAPDASREYAWVFVALSLVAVVYIGMVALVQTDMKKLVAYSSISHMGFVSLGFFMFGGVNGNELNAWAVEGALVQMISHGFVSAAMFFCIGVMYDRVHSRKIADYGGVANKMPIFAAFMMLFAMANSGLPATSGFAGEFMVILGAVQVNFWYAFAAATTLIFGAAYTLWMYKRVIFGDVGNDNVAELKDVNAREFLVLAILAIAVLGMGLFPKPFTDVMHQSVNDLIWHVSQSKLH; encoded by the coding sequence ATGACGGGTAATCTCCTCAGCCTTGCGGTCTGGATGCCAATTTTGGCAGGCTTGATCGTGCTCGCAACAGGAAGCGATAAAAACGCTACTGCTGCGCGCTGGCTGGCGCTCATTGGCGCTTTGGCCTCTTTCCTTGTAACAATTCCGCTGTACACCGGTTTCGATCTTCTGCATGGCGGTATGCAGTTTGAAGAAATGAAACCGTGGATTCAGAGTTTGAACATTAACTACCACCTGGGCGTTGACGGCTTGTCGATGTTCTTTGTGATCTTGAACAGCTTTACCACCTTGATGGTTGTATTGGCTGGCTGGCAAGTGATTGAAAAGCGTGTAGCGCAGTACATGGCTGCATTCTTGATCATGTCAGGCTTGATCAACGGTGCGTTTGTGGCGTTGGATGCGATTCTGTTCTACGTATTCTTCGAAGCGATGTTGATCCCGATGTACCTGATTATCGGTGTATGGGGTGGTCCAAATCGCGTGTACGCATCGGTGAAGTTCTTCTTGTACACGCTGATGGGTTCATTGCTGACTTTGGTAGCCTTTATCTACCTGTACTACCAATCTGGTGGCAGCTTCGAGATCGCTGAATACCATCGTCTGCCTTTGGGTATGGCTGCGCAGACCTTGCTGTTGGTAGCATTCTTCTTTGCCTTTGCGGTTAAAGTGCCAATGTGGCCTGTTCACACTTGGTTGCCAGATGCGCACGTTGAAGCACCTACTGGTGGTTCGATGGTACTGGCGGCGATTACGCTTAAACTGGGTGCTTACGGCTTCCTGCGATTTGCTCTGCCAATTGCACCGGATGCCTCTAGAGAGTATGCCTGGGTATTCGTAGCATTATCGCTGGTTGCGGTCGTATACATCGGTATGGTTGCTTTGGTGCAAACCGATATGAAAAAACTGGTGGCGTATTCTTCGATTTCCCATATGGGTTTCGTGTCACTGGGCTTCTTTATGTTTGGTGGCGTCAACGGCAATGAGCTGAACGCCTGGGCAGTTGAAGGTGCCTTGGTGCAGATGATTTCTCATGGCTTTGTGTCTGCCGCGATGTTCTTCTGTATTGGTGTCATGTATGACCGCGTACACAGCCGCAAGATTGCAGATTACGGCGGTGTTGCGAACAAAATGCCGATTTTTGCCGCCTTCATGATGCTGTTTGCAATGGCTAACTCAGGTCTGCCAGCCACTTCAGGTTTTGCCGGTGAATTCATGGTGATCTTGGGTGCGGTTCAGGTGAACTTCTGGTACGCCTTTGCTGCTGCAACCACGCTGATCTTCGGCGCGGCCTACACGCTGTGGATGTATAAACGTGTCATTTTTGGCGATGTGGGCAACGATAATGTGGCCGAGTTGAAAGACGTCAACGCACGTGAATTCTTGGTTTTGGCCATTTTGGCGATCGCAGTATTGGGTATGGGTTTGTTCCCTAAACCATTTACTGATGTGATGCACCAGTCAGTCAACGATCTGATCTGGCATGTTTCGCAATCCAAGCTCCACTAA
- the nuoL gene encoding NADH-quinone oxidoreductase subunit L — MDMKSIYLLIPLAPLFGALIAGLFGWLIGRRAAHCVTIAGVAVSFGLSAYVLQYLLAGGESFNGTVYTWLTVNGVDLNVGFLVDNLTAMMMCVVTFVSLMVHLYTIGYMHEDPGYQRFFSYISLFTFSMLMLVMSNNFVQLFFGWEAVGLVSYLLIGFWFKRPTATFANLKAFLVNRVGDFGFLLGIGLVLAHFGSLDYAEVFAKAPELQNATISILPGTTWSLMTVTCILLFIGAMGKSAQFPLHVWLPDSMEGPTPISALIHAATMVTAGIFMVSRMSPLFEMSETALNFVLVIGAITALFMGFLGIIQNDIKRVVAYSTLSQLGYMTVALGASAYSVAVFHLMTHAFFKALLFLAAGSVIMGMHHDQDIRNMGGLRKYMKITWITSLLGSLALIGTPFLSGFYSKDSIILAVQASTLPGAGFAYFAVVAGVFVTAFYSFRMYFLVFHGKEQWMLKKDHHHAHDAHDDHDHHHGLGPNDKPHESPWVVTLPLVLLAIPSVLIGAWAMTPMLVGDFFKDVIFVNHDLHGAMEAVGEHAEDWYHMGMHAFVTLPFWLAVAGVASAYFFYMVKPEIPAALDRFFTSIGVKKLLEEKYYMDHLYINGFAAGGRALGTVLWKVGDTLLIDGLVVNGTAKLVGLFSNLTRRIQSGYIYHYAFAMILGALLLLTIWLGGLLQVQ; from the coding sequence ATGGACATGAAATCGATTTATCTGCTGATCCCGCTTGCGCCGCTGTTTGGTGCGCTGATCGCCGGCCTGTTTGGCTGGTTAATCGGCCGCCGCGCAGCACACTGCGTGACCATCGCGGGCGTTGCCGTTTCGTTCGGCTTATCAGCATACGTGCTGCAGTATTTGCTTGCAGGTGGCGAATCATTTAACGGTACGGTATATACCTGGCTCACCGTCAATGGCGTTGATCTGAACGTCGGCTTTCTGGTCGACAATCTGACCGCCATGATGATGTGTGTGGTGACTTTTGTATCACTGATGGTGCATCTGTATACCATCGGCTATATGCATGAAGATCCGGGCTATCAGCGTTTCTTTAGCTACATCTCACTGTTTACCTTCTCAATGTTGATGCTCGTCATGAGTAACAACTTTGTGCAGCTGTTCTTTGGCTGGGAAGCGGTGGGTCTGGTTTCGTACTTGCTGATCGGCTTCTGGTTCAAACGCCCAACTGCGACGTTTGCCAACCTGAAGGCATTCCTAGTTAACCGTGTCGGTGACTTTGGTTTCCTGCTGGGTATCGGTCTGGTCTTGGCGCACTTTGGTTCGCTCGATTACGCAGAAGTATTTGCTAAAGCGCCTGAGCTGCAAAATGCCACAATCAGCATTTTGCCTGGTACGACTTGGTCGCTGATGACAGTAACGTGCATCTTGCTGTTTATTGGTGCAATGGGTAAATCAGCGCAATTTCCGCTGCATGTGTGGCTGCCCGATTCAATGGAAGGCCCGACACCGATCTCTGCCCTGATTCACGCGGCAACGATGGTTACAGCCGGTATCTTTATGGTTTCACGCATGTCGCCATTGTTCGAGATGTCGGAAACTGCACTGAATTTTGTGTTGGTGATTGGTGCAATTACTGCGCTATTTATGGGTTTCTTGGGCATTATTCAGAACGACATCAAACGTGTGGTCGCCTACTCAACACTGTCTCAGCTTGGCTATATGACTGTTGCTTTGGGCGCTTCAGCGTACTCGGTTGCGGTGTTCCACCTGATGACGCACGCGTTCTTTAAAGCTTTGCTGTTCCTTGCCGCTGGTTCGGTGATCATGGGTATGCATCACGATCAAGACATCCGCAATATGGGTGGCTTGCGCAAATACATGAAGATCACCTGGATCACTTCATTGCTGGGCTCGTTGGCATTGATCGGTACGCCGTTCCTGTCTGGTTTCTACTCGAAAGACTCGATCATCTTGGCGGTTCAGGCTTCAACGCTGCCAGGCGCTGGTTTTGCCTACTTCGCGGTGGTGGCCGGTGTCTTTGTTACTGCGTTCTATTCATTCCGCATGTACTTCTTGGTATTCCACGGTAAAGAGCAATGGATGCTGAAGAAAGATCATCACCATGCACATGACGCGCATGATGATCATGACCATCACCATGGTCTGGGTCCGAATGACAAACCGCATGAGTCACCGTGGGTGGTTACGCTGCCATTGGTACTGTTGGCCATTCCTTCAGTCTTGATCGGTGCGTGGGCGATGACGCCAATGCTGGTCGGCGATTTCTTCAAAGATGTGATCTTTGTAAATCATGATCTGCATGGTGCGATGGAAGCTGTCGGTGAGCATGCTGAAGATTGGTACCACATGGGCATGCACGCCTTTGTAACGCTGCCATTCTGGTTGGCGGTTGCTGGTGTGGCGAGTGCTTACTTCTTCTACATGGTTAAGCCAGAAATTCCAGCTGCTCTGGATCGCTTCTTCACTTCAATTGGCGTGAAGAAACTGCTGGAAGAGAAATACTACATGGATCACTTGTACATCAACGGCTTTGCTGCTGGTGGTCGTGCATTGGGTACTGTGTTGTGGAAAGTGGGTGATACCCTGCTGATTGATGGTTTAGTTGTGAACGGTACGGCTAAATTGGTTGGATTGTTCTCGAATCTGACTCGTCGTATTCAAAGCGGCTATATCTATCACTACGCTTTTGCCATGATCCTCGGCGCTTTGTTGCTGCTGACGATTTGGTTGGGTGGTTTACTGCAAGTGCAGTAA
- the nuoK gene encoding NADH-quinone oxidoreductase subunit NuoK: MLTLTHYLVLGAIMFAVSVFGIFMNRKNLIVLLMAIELMLLSVNMNFIAFSQFLGDTAGQIFVFFILTVAAAESAIGLAILVVLFRNLRSIDVEDLDSLKG, encoded by the coding sequence GTGCTAACGCTTACACATTACCTCGTACTTGGCGCAATCATGTTTGCTGTCAGTGTATTTGGCATTTTCATGAACCGTAAAAACCTGATCGTATTGCTGATGGCAATCGAGCTGATGCTTTTGTCGGTCAACATGAACTTCATCGCGTTTTCGCAGTTTTTGGGCGACACCGCGGGTCAGATTTTCGTCTTCTTTATCCTGACCGTAGCCGCTGCAGAATCTGCTATCGGCTTGGCGATCTTGGTGGTGCTCTTCCGTAATCTGCGGTCGATCGACGTCGAAGATCTGGATAGTCTGAAGGGTTAA
- a CDS encoding NADH-quinone oxidoreductase subunit J, whose product MSLAIFYVFAVVLVFAAFRVITAKNPVHAVLYLVLSFFNSAVLWMLMKAEFLAVSLIVIYVGAVMVLFLFVVMMLDINFEKLRQSFWKFLPVAGTVAAIMLAEMVLILTHRYAKIDNVVEPSFDTASAEVLGKLIYTEYFLPFQLSAVLLLVGMVAAIALTLRKRKNTKYINPGDQVRIKREDRVRMVKMKSEPKFVADDASAGEDKPAA is encoded by the coding sequence ATGAGTTTAGCGATTTTTTATGTATTTGCTGTCGTACTGGTTTTTGCTGCGTTCCGTGTGATCACAGCAAAAAACCCGGTTCACGCCGTGCTGTACTTGGTTCTTTCGTTTTTCAATAGCGCCGTCCTCTGGATGCTGATGAAAGCCGAATTTCTGGCGGTTTCGTTGATTGTGATTTACGTCGGGGCAGTGATGGTGCTGTTCCTGTTCGTCGTCATGATGCTCGATATCAACTTTGAAAAACTGCGCCAGAGCTTCTGGAAGTTCTTGCCGGTAGCCGGTACGGTGGCTGCGATTATGCTGGCCGAGATGGTGCTGATTCTGACGCATCGTTACGCCAAAATCGACAATGTGGTTGAGCCTTCGTTTGATACTGCTTCAGCCGAAGTCTTGGGCAAATTGATTTACACCGAATACTTCCTGCCATTCCAGCTCTCGGCTGTCTTGCTGCTGGTTGGTATGGTGGCTGCGATTGCCCTGACGCTGCGTAAACGTAAAAACACGAAATATATTAATCCGGGTGATCAAGTCCGTATTAAGCGTGAAGACCGTGTGCGCATGGTGAAAATGAAGTCTGAGCCTAAATTCGTCGCTGATGATGCATCAGCTGGCGAAGATAAGCCTGCTGCATAA
- the nuoI gene encoding NADH-quinone oxidoreductase subunit NuoI: MEKISYFFKTFLLWELVLGLKLTGRHFFQRKITVQFPDEKTPYSPRFRGLHAQRRYANGEERCIACKLCEAVCPAMAITIESEARDDDKTRRTSRYDIDLTKCIFCGFCEEACPVDAIVETHIYEYHGEKRGDLYYTKPMLLAVGDQYEKEIAERKAADAKYR; the protein is encoded by the coding sequence GTGGAAAAAATTTCGTATTTCTTTAAAACCTTCTTGCTGTGGGAGTTGGTGCTGGGTCTGAAATTGACTGGCCGCCACTTCTTCCAGCGCAAGATCACTGTTCAGTTTCCGGACGAAAAAACGCCGTATAGCCCGCGCTTCCGTGGTCTGCACGCGCAACGTCGTTATGCCAACGGTGAAGAGCGTTGTATTGCTTGTAAATTGTGTGAAGCAGTTTGCCCGGCAATGGCGATTACGATCGAATCAGAAGCGCGTGACGACGACAAAACGCGTCGTACCAGCCGCTATGACATCGACCTGACAAAGTGCATTTTCTGTGGTTTCTGCGAAGAAGCCTGTCCAGTCGATGCCATTGTTGAAACACATATTTATGAATATCACGGTGAAAAACGTGGCGATTTGTATTACACCAAGCCGATGTTGCTGGCGGTAGGTGATCAATACGAAAAAGAAATCGCTGAGCGCAAAGCCGCTGATGCTAAATACCGCTAA